The Oscillatoria acuminata PCC 6304 genomic interval GTGACGAAGTGCTCGATGCCGCCTTCCGACGGACGGGAGTATTGCGCGTCAACAATATCTCCTATGTTTTCTATATGTCCGAGGTCCTCGCCAAACAACCCCGCCCCAAAGGACCCCATTTAACCATCCTCACCAATGCCGGAGGTCCCGGGGTAATTGCCACCGACGCCCTGATTACCGAAGGGGGAAAACTCACCGAACTTGCGCCAGAAACGATTTCAGAACTAGACGAATTTTTACCGACCCATTGGAGTCGCAGCAACCCGATCGACATCTTAGGGGATGCCGAACCCAGTCGCTATGCCAAAACCCTAGAGAAGGCGGCAAAAGACCCGAATAGTGATGGATTGTTGGTAATTTTAACCCCGCAAGCCATGACGGACCCCACGGAAACCGCCAAACAACTGGAACCCTACGCCAAAATCAAAGATAAACCAATTTTGGCAAGCTGGATGGGCGGGGAAGATGTCCGAGAAGGGGCGAATTTCCTGAATCAAGCGAATATCCCCACCTTTCCCTATCCGGATACAGCGGCGCGGTTGTTTAATTATATGTGGCGCTACACTTACAACCTCCGCGCCTTATACGAGACCCCGGTACTCCCCAAAGATGATGACCAAAACACCCCCGATCGCGCCTTAGTTGAAAAAATCATTACCCAGGCGCGGAAAGAGGGTCGCAACCTGTTGACGGAGTTTGAATCAAAACAGGTATTTGCCGCCTATGGCATTCCCACGGTGGAAACTCACATTGCCACCAGTGAAGCCGAAGCAGTCGCCTATGCCAATCAAATTGGCTATCCTATCGTTCTCAAACTGTATTCGGAAACGATTACCCATAAAACCGATGTGGGCGGGGTGAAGCTCAATTTAGGCAGTCCGGAAGCGGTGGAAAATGCTTATCGGGCGATCGCCACTTCGGTAACTGCAAAAGCGGGTGCAGAATATTTCCAAGGGGTAACCGTCCAGCCGATGATTAAGTTAGACGGGTATGAATTAATTGTGGGTAGTAGTATCGACCCGCAATTTGGCCCGGTTTTACTCTTTGGCACCGGGGGACAGTTGGTGGAAGTGTTTAAAGACCGAGCCCTGGGGTTACCGCCCTTGAATACCACCTTAGCGCGGCGGATGATGGAACAGACGAAAATATACAAAGCCTTGCAGGGGATTCGAGGACGGGACCCGGTGGATATTGGGGCGATCGAGCAATTAATGGTGAGATTTAGCCAGTTAATCGTCGAACAACCTTGGATTAAAGAGACGGATATTAATCCACTGCTGGTCTCTCCCGAACAGATTATCGCCTTGGATGCCCGGGTGGTCCTGCACGAGCCCGATAGCAATTTTGATGAGTTACCTCGTCCAGCGATTCGACCCTATCCGACCCAGTATATTACAATGTGGTCCATGAAGAATGGGACGCCGGTGAGAATTCGTCCGATTCGTCCGGAAGATGAACCGTTGGTGGTTAAGTTTCATGAGTCTTTGAGCGATCGCTCAGTTTATTTCCGGTACTTCCACCTCCTGAAACTCAGTCGCCGAATCTCTCACGAACGGTTAGCGCGGATTTGCTTTATTGATTACGATCGCGAAATGGCGCTGGTGGCGGATTACCGAGATCCCGCAACCGGAGAGCATCAAATCCTCGGATTCGGTCGTCTGAGCAAGTTGTACGGGTCCAATGAAGGGGAATTTGGCTTACTCGTGGCTGACCCGTATCAAGGGTTAGGGTTAGGAACGAAAATGCTGCAACAGTTGATTGAAGTAGGACGAAGTGAGAAGCTGGTCCGGATTACCGCTGATATTCTGCCGGATAATGGTGCTATGCAGCATCTGTCTCAGAAAGTCGGCTTCCACCTGAAACGGCATGAAGATGTGATTCGCGCTGAGATTGAGTTGTAATCGAGTGTGGTGGGTGCGATCGGGAAACTGATCGTACCCGTTCTCACGCTTCTGGGGCGATCGTCCAATCTTCCCACTGTAACCCCGGGATTTGTTCAAAATCCCGACGGTTGCGGGTGACTAGAACTGCATTGCGGGAGAGGGCGACTGCCCCAATTTTCAAGTCTTGCGTACCGATCCGGATTCGTTGCTGTATCAACTCCTGGTATTGCGTCAACGCAGGGCGATCGAAATCGAGGATATTAAGCTGATTGAAATCTTCTACCGTTTCTCGGAGTTTGGCGTAGGCTAAAATCAGCGCATCTCCGGAGGGCGATCGGCGAATTCGATTGAGTCGTCCATACAGTTGTTCTTCTACCGTCACAATTGTAACGGCTAAATGTTCAGGATCAACCTGCTGAATGCGTTGCTCAAGGTGTGGATGTCCGCGTTGCAAAAGAGACAGACAATCCGTATCAAATACCCATAATGTCATTTGCCTAATTCCTCCGCATCCAGTTGAGGATTATACTCTACCATGATTTCGATTTCTGCATCTCGTTCCTGACGTAACGCCTCAATATCTGCCAGCATTTCATCGAAGTCTGGATCATCCTTGTATTTTCCAGCTAACTTCATCCAAGGATGCTCCGCATTGGGATTGACAATTTGTAAGGAAGCAATTTCCGTGGTTTCCAGGCGAGTGCTAAGGGCTTGATTCAGATTGGCGATCGCCTCTTCTTTAGTCAAACCAGACCCTTGACAATCGGACCAACCCAACACCGTTGCCTGATATCCCCCTTCAGCCTTTTCTGCAATCAGCACCGTCAAATTAATTTTATTCCAACTCGTTTCAGCGGGTTTTTGCACCTGAATATTCAGCAAATCTGTTGTCATAATTTTATTCTCCGATTTGATTCCCTGTCATGATTCCTTCATTCATCTCGACTTGCCTGATTACTGACAACTTTTCCCTCACTCTACCCCTGACTCTCAGGATAATTCTCAGAATTCGATCAGTCTGGAATGACTTTCCTAACTTGCTCAACATCTAATTCTAAAGCCAATGCAATTTGTTCAACTCTCAATCCCTGAGCAAATAACACAGGCACTGCTTTGAGCTTACCTTTTTCCTCCGCTTTGGCGGCGACTTCTTAGAAATACCGCGTCTGTTTCAACTCGTCTAATCCAAACATGGCTTCAATCTCCTGAGTTATTTAATGCAGATGGCTGGGGCTTTTTCTGAAAAAAGCCCCGACAATACCGCTTAAAGCGGGTCTTAACTCTGACTTTGAGGAGGATTATCAGGATTCGATAAGTCTTGGATGACTTGCCGAACTTGCTCAACATCCAATTCTAATGCCAATACAATTTGTTGTACAGTCAATCCCTGAGCAAATAACACAGGCACTGCTTTGAGCTTGCCTTCGATCTGACCTTCGAGCTTGGCTTTGGCGGCGACTTCTTGGAAATACCGCGTCTGTTTCAACTCGTCTAATCCAAACATGGCTTCAATCTCCTGAGTTGTCAAATCCGTGAGCTTATAGACCATGATGGTCTCTATTAATCCTACAACTTTTTGCTTGAGTGCTTCATCCACAAGCTGCTGCTTTGCCTGGTTGATTAATTGGTGTGCTTTGTCGATCGCCCGTTGGCGTTCCTCAACCACTAAGTTGACCATTCCCAATCCCAAGGAGGGAGTCGGTGGGTCCTCTAGTTCATCCAGATAAAGTTGGACCAACAAGGGGGTCTCTTCCGGGGAGTCGCTTCTCAGAAATCGTTGATATTGGCGAGGGACTCCGGGGTCGCAACTGCGGGATGCAAAAATTGCTACTGCTTGAAAATCTTGCAT includes:
- a CDS encoding bifunctional acetate--CoA ligase family protein/GNAT family N-acetyltransferase — encoded protein: MQKPIATNADQTQGSVSTQDVLRYERQTLDAIFKPKNVALIGATDRLGSVGRTILSNLIASPFGGAVFPVNPKRDNVLGIKAYASISAVPDPVDLAIIVTPAPTVPGIIRECVDVGIPGAIIISAGFKEIGPAGIELERQILAEARRGRMQIIGPNCLGVMSPLSGLNATFATKMAKPGNVGFISQSGALCTAILDWSLRENVGFSAFMSIGSMLDVGWGDLIYYLGDDPNTQSIVIYMESIGNARSFLSAAREVALSKPIIVIKVGHTEAAAKAAASHTGTLTGSDEVLDAAFRRTGVLRVNNISYVFYMSEVLAKQPRPKGPHLTILTNAGGPGVIATDALITEGGKLTELAPETISELDEFLPTHWSRSNPIDILGDAEPSRYAKTLEKAAKDPNSDGLLVILTPQAMTDPTETAKQLEPYAKIKDKPILASWMGGEDVREGANFLNQANIPTFPYPDTAARLFNYMWRYTYNLRALYETPVLPKDDDQNTPDRALVEKIITQARKEGRNLLTEFESKQVFAAYGIPTVETHIATSEAEAVAYANQIGYPIVLKLYSETITHKTDVGGVKLNLGSPEAVENAYRAIATSVTAKAGAEYFQGVTVQPMIKLDGYELIVGSSIDPQFGPVLLFGTGGQLVEVFKDRALGLPPLNTTLARRMMEQTKIYKALQGIRGRDPVDIGAIEQLMVRFSQLIVEQPWIKETDINPLLVSPEQIIALDARVVLHEPDSNFDELPRPAIRPYPTQYITMWSMKNGTPVRIRPIRPEDEPLVVKFHESLSDRSVYFRYFHLLKLSRRISHERLARICFIDYDREMALVADYRDPATGEHQILGFGRLSKLYGSNEGEFGLLVADPYQGLGLGTKMLQQLIEVGRSEKLVRITADILPDNGAMQHLSQKVGFHLKRHEDVIRAEIEL
- a CDS encoding type II toxin-antitoxin system VapC family toxin, with translation MTLWVFDTDCLSLLQRGHPHLEQRIQQVDPEHLAVTIVTVEEQLYGRLNRIRRSPSGDALILAYAKLRETVEDFNQLNILDFDRPALTQYQELIQQRIRIGTQDLKIGAVALSRNAVLVTRNRRDFEQIPGLQWEDWTIAPEA
- a CDS encoding type II toxin-antitoxin system HicB family antitoxin, whose amino-acid sequence is MTTDLLNIQVQKPAETSWNKINLTVLIAEKAEGGYQATVLGWSDCQGSGLTKEEAIANLNQALSTRLETTEIASLQIVNPNAEHPWMKLAGKYKDDPDFDEMLADIEALRQERDAEIEIMVEYNPQLDAEELGK
- a CDS encoding Rpn family recombination-promoting nuclease/putative transposase; amino-acid sequence: MRTDTIFYQLFQTFPSLVFELMGEAGEKAQGYEFTSREVKELARRFDGVLLPPEGDNERLIYFLEVQFQNKEDFYWRFFGEIFVYLGQYQPMQDFQAVAIFASRSCDPGVPRQYQRFLRSDSPEETPLLVQLYLDELEDPPTPSLGLGMVNLVVEERQRAIDKAHQLINQAKQQLVDEALKQKVVGLIETIMVYKLTDLTTQEIEAMFGLDELKQTRYFQEVAAKAKLEGQIEGKLKAVPVLFAQGLTVQQIVLALELDVEQVRQVIQDLSNPDNPPQSQS